AGgccgttttttcaaaatgatttttatgtgtttttagtagtttttttaaattgtattgTTGAATGGttgaattctcaaaaaaaaaaggcaaaaaagcTTGTTTATATTTTCGAGTTAGgtccttttgacatgttgctgTAGAAATGAATGTGTTTCTTTGGTGCATTTATCGGCTGCATGGTGGCGCGGCAATCGTTCAGAGAATATCGGaagacaaaaatgattcaaactTGTTCATCTCGAATGAATGCCTCAATGAAGCTGGGATTATTTTGATAACGCGtttaaaagtaaacaaacgtGTTCtcattgattattattccatatCTTTTTTCATGAAAGAAATAAAGTAATTCCAGCAATCAAAAAATAACCAAAGTGCATAAAAACTGCTGCGAGTCCAGCCACAGAATTTCCACACCGACGAAAGACATTTCATAAACTCAACATGCCTTTTATGAAAGGTCCGGCACCGGTCCGCAGATCGATACAATACCTGAATGCAGGCCGTTTGGCACTGAAGGAGAAAATTAAAATCTTCAGCGTCAATTACAACACCTACGGGGATCATCACGAGGGTGCCAGGTAACTAAGCAATGGAACCGAAACAGCAACAATTGGACACATTACGTAACAATATGTGCATTGTTTCCAGGGACTTCGTGTTCTGGAACATATCCCAGATTCAGTACAAGAATCCGAATGTGCAGGTGATCACATTCAAGAACATGACTCCCTCGCCGTTCATCAGGTGTTATTATGGTAGTATAGGTTGTACTGCGAAATAAATAGTTGCAGCTAATCGTTGATTTTGTTGCAGaggatggtaaacaaatgttgATTGATATCGATAGCAAAAATCGCAACGAAATAATGCAGCATTTAATAAAAGTTGTGGGCAAATCTTTGTAAGTTTTCTCAATGAAACTTATACCATGTCCGGATTTAATCTGTGACCGTTTACATTGCAGAGAAACTCTCAAGGCGGAAGAGAAGCTTGCCAAGAAACAAGATAATCCTGCCAACTTCGGCGTTGGCTGTGCTAAGCATTGTATTTGTGAGATTCCTGGCCAACTCCCCTGTCCCGGTGTAGTTCCCGTACCTAAACATATGCGTGGAAAATATCAGCGTCAGctgagagaatagaaagtaagAAACATGATACTTTTTCGTCAATTGATTACCTTTATTACGGACATACATTATTGCTTACatttttgtccaaaaataaattAGGTAGACATAGTTTACAGCAAATAAATTAAACTAGAATAATAATCTCGGCGAGCTATCTACAAGATGTCCGATTCTCATTTGAACCTACTATTTCGGTAAGGGCCACTTCTCCCACCACGACTCATTCCTCTCTTCGATTTGAACGAATCTGTCTTTTGATTCGCCTGATTCTTGTTGTACTGATATCGCTCTATAATTGGCCGCTCGCACTGattatttttgttaataatcAAATCGTCAGATCTACTTTCCATCATTTTAAGTTTGGCTTCCAGCGCCTGAATCTTAGTCTGTTGACTCATTGGCCCACTGGAACCGGCCTTGGATCCCCCGGCGAGTGCCGGTATCTGCAGCTTTGGTTTAGTTTTCTCCATCTCGTCCCGATTAACGTTCTTTGCCCACCGTGCCACCATGTGCTTATCGCCGACCAGTTTACCGTTCAGGAATTCCAGCGCCTTCTCGGAATCCCGCTGCCTCTCGTAGGTCACGAATGCGTAGCCCCGGGGGTATCCAGCCATTGGACCAGAGCGATGGAACAGCATGTCGAACTTTTCAATTTTGCCGCATTTTTGCGCAATTTTCAATAGTTGATACCAATAATAGGAACGGAAAAAGGAAATGGTTAAAGAGTGCTCTCAACGAATTTCGGGGCAAGGCAGAAATAAATCATTAAGCAACTTACTCGGTGACGCGACTGTCGAGATTCCCAATCCAGAGTCTTCGATCGTCTTGCATTGGAAACTGCcaatagaaaaaaacaatgttttatgttGTGTTTGATTTGGAATATTTTCGGTGAACTCACATCACTCATTTTGTAGTTGTTTATCACTATGCCTGATCAACAATAAAATCCTATTTACGATCTGGATTTTGCAGTAATTTTAAAGTTTTCCCTAACTTTTCTACGTGAAGACCCTTGAGAAAACATTAATCTATTTGGTTGACATAAGGATGCTTTTTGTTGACATCTTTAGGTAGCCTTAGGGGGATTCGCGATAACACCTACCCAGCGGTGTAAGAAGATATCAAGATGTTCACGCGTAGGTGGGATTTAAACgataaagatgattttgtgaagTTAAACTTAAATATTTAATTCGATTCAGATTCAGCTCTAttcatttaaattcaaataaaacacaaataatagTTGTTAATCACCTTTGATTTTGGCGCTGCAGTTTGAAGAACTTATATCTAGCAAGGAAGGCATGCGGCTTTATGCAGCTATTCAATCGAGATATGtaccaagatggtggagttaacagatggctcgtaatttacactatttagaaaagatgtatgaggaatggcaagacgaaaagtttggatttgtttatgttattacttacgttgatatggttacatttgatttcgtcgaaggtatttgaagcagtataataaataaacaattgtcgttgaaaattgtaacctagtaacctttatgcatatgcttccgccaactggctcggctaatgtgattcaaggaatgctttgatcgtggtaccgccactggcgtataatttgcagctttgttttttgtgctggttcataacggcaatcaactgtgccggcgaaactgtagtcaatgtttagtgttgattggataccatctatgtaaataagttcaaacttacgggatacgtccgaacggcaattctgacattacgttttaccttccacttcacttatcTTGATATGTACCTTGTTctgaccaaggcgcctctatatataccaggtgaaacaatcatatgaaatgcactttcagccatattggaattgctgtcggtattgtttacaaacagttgCCGgcagctctctacaaactgccacgacgcttattcgaacgatgcttactatgttctgctttcgcgaatttatgtgaaaaagaagggatgattttgtagaatttcattctcatccagttcatccactactctcgcatgtgaaaatgcaataatggcgtatcctagcaataacaaaacaaacaacccccgctccacaaaccgtaatgcccttcttattgaagtgatgatgttgcttcacctgttatacatttatacaagcgccttggttcTGACTGATGAACAACTGGAACAATTTGCTCGAAAGCTGTCTTCATCCAACGACTATGTTTCTTAACAAGATCTTCTAATAAAAACACGAAGATTCGGAAAAAAATGTGGTCGCTGCAGGAATAACGACAGAGGACGTTCTCAATTGGAATTCACGTGAAGTAGTGCAAAGGTGTTTTGTTTCGAATCTGTATCAGATTCTTTCTTTAGTCTGTAGAGGGTCTCGATTGGTGACTGGTCTCATTAAATCATTGAGAACCCCTATTGACGAACGCAAGTCTGGGAATGAGCAACGTAGGGGGCAAAACTTAGCCCCAAGCTCTGTTAAAAGTGGTataacgggtgttcaataaaaaatgagaatgatttcagtatctttctaaaaaaaaagtaaaaagcgtaatttttttttcatcgagagAATTGCTCTCTGGGCTCCCTAGGAATGGGTTGTTCGTTCCTTTTCGCTCGGGTGCTGTAAGTTCGACCAAAGTGGCGTTGAAACAACAAGCACCCCGCGAGCGCGTTGTATGGTTCTTCGAAACGCGTGAAAATCaagtaaaaaagtcacaggagagttgtgtccgagacacgaccgtacagttgacgtaggattccgttaggctatctgttgattttggatatgtttgaagaattatatcgttaaactttttgataatgatttggttttaatatctctgttagggaacacattttggtacgaacaaaagttccccctcatttaatgtgtttgcaatgctgattacCCACAGGTAGCTTAGTTTTGAtgactctgttagggaacagattttggtgagaacaaaagatccccctactttcatgtatttgcaatgctgatttcccccaggcagcttggttttgatgtctctgtttgggaaccgccgcatgtgtcgtcaatttccaccaatcagaagtgggtgttTCCGTTAGATAggggttgatatttttcaattgttcgatagttagtttcatgacatatactgttttcttcaatataaaaaattgttatggagtaccgaaatcgattgacgcaataatttgatcaatccatcatgaaatgactgagcaataagcgtttgaaattggacaattttcacgatgtgctcgatttttgattttcaatttgtaccccaatatgttcccgaaagacgtaatcctacgtcaaaagtttacAGTAGACCACTTTCGGGACGAAAAGATGCCGGTGAGCACTATCGGCCGAAAAAAGGTCTGCAGTGTGCGGGGCTTTAAGAGTCCTTGTTCCATTCCAATAAAACTACCTATTCCTACTCGGTAAAGTAAGATGAAGGCTTCGTCAGCTACACTGACTCTGATTGTGAAAATGACTCCGACATTCGGGgtgttctagtgtagaggcacgaatttcggacgtttttgacttctttgatttctttgattctCTTTGATTTCTAAATAGaggatcactctacgaaaatTGCAACGTTtattaaatgttttcaaatgcatatttaCGCAGAATCGTCCTTACGATAGATGTTatgatatataccattagatggcaaatttatcaagcatatttttcgcctgagacatcaataacaaatataataaaacaaatgagaattttaacaaataaaatagttattttttgcgagcggatgcgaaggtaaatcatgcattatgcattctttctttcaacttcgttcccatgaatttTGTATGCAActcaaaattgtgtgcaataatataacaaacggcccgtttcagggctactatttggagtttcaaaagatttctgaataatgaaaagaattaaattaaaaaaaacaactgttctgaaaatcacagtcctacgtcaaactttcgTCAGTGCCCCTAAGTTTAGATCCTTCTACTTTTTCTAGATcttaacaaataaaacaaagaatattattaCCATCCATTATTCCATTATTTGAACAATACAacggaaaaaatcaaaataaaataggTACAAGTTGGTAAAGCGAggcattttaaaaaaatgtgtgcCAGAGGGTACAGGATTCCAGTCGTTCTGGTTATCAGAACCaacaaaatcgaacagattctgaatctgtAAAGATGCCGCCATGATATGAACCTATATGAATATCAGTGCTTTCaccattcattcaaatttgaatgaaccaACCGTAAAACAGTTCATCTGCTCTGAAACTCCTCACACTAACACACCGAGCAACTGATGTTTGCGCTGAAGATACCACGCGAGGGTAAAGAGCGAGTACGAATGTTTCCATGCTTGTGTACTGAAGACCTTGTACTcataaaggtggccgtacactgtttgcccggaggtcaaatatttgatattttttgacagataaggtttgttttgatatttgtacaaacactattttgtttgccactcttcaatttccaacagtagtaaacaatatcaaacaccgaacaaggaaaaaatcaactgaaatattcaaggtaacctaaccatctaccgacaggttcgaagaacagactgaaaaaatattttaggcatccaataatttaatatttgcttgtcgtgttttgtgtagaatatatttgatcagtacacgttggacaaaatttatctgtcaaaaagagtaaactatttggcttcggtcaaacagtgtatgagcaccctaagttAAACAGCTGTGAGAATTTTCGACGAGAGTCTAGCAATACTCTCTTGTCCTCTGAACGAAGCCTGTAAGCTGTATATTTGGTTCAGTAGCATATGAGATTCACGGGCCGGTTTGCCGTACAATCATTTAGATTCAGATATGGTTACTGAGTCTGAAtgcttattttttttctgtcctTTGAAGCGCACTCCATTTGAGCCAGCTAGAACTAATATGTTCGTGTGTCATTTATTTAAATTGTGCGTTCGCTAAATGTGCCCTTGAATAGGGCGTGCGTTCACTAGGCTGCAGCCCATTTGTGTATCAATAATAGGCGTCATATTCAATTCGATGTTTTGCTTTCGCAGTTCTGCAGCTCACTTAGCGAGTGGAATTCGCTAATTGGATTGAATTTCCAGCCTAGTTAGCGAACGAGTATTGTATCgtcgacatttttttaaaacaggTTCAAAAGGCGTTTCACCATAGGCTGTGAATTTACATAAAGATAATATGATGCTTCCACTTTTCTGCTTTGTAGTGTTTATTACTTTttgtttaaccgtttgagtacGGGGCCATTTTTTGAGCATGCGGGTGAGCTtggcaattttcatatgaatattagctgtaccctgccacggtTTGCTgaggcacattgtggttgcatatgttatgttgtaacaacaatcctagatgtgattggttgttttgtatattgtatcatagtttgagctcaatcggtccCGTACTTTTGGAGTTTTTAACGcacacacaaacgaacagaaaatgtatgtatatatatatagaaaatcgataaattttaaatcacttcgaaacacaatttcagttcataatTCTATCAAACAGGTGGAAAAAAAGATGTatccatcacatagaacacatattcattactgaatagtcgattttcattagaagcacaatttcagaaacgcactctggtcatatataaaatcatttttcttccaattttccaattttttatgccacaacaacactccttgaagtggattgtatattgtgtacaactttgagtgatcggttccgtacttttcgagtttttgacgcatacacaaacgaacagaacatttatatatatatagagatgactaatttctatttatacaataagtatctgtGGGAGCTGGGACCTACACTGATATTGTGAAACGGCTCTTGATACAGGCTGAacggaaagcgcagcaagaacaatTCGGGGCTAAACGTTTTAAAAAGTGCCAAGTCAAAAATGTTACCATAAAACGAGAGGAGCGCTATCGCGGTCCACGTCCCAAAACGCTAGATGGTTCGCCCCTTCTTCTTAAACGTTCCTAGATgaactttgccgtctcaacgtagtgtgTTACttgcttcattt
The Toxorhynchites rutilus septentrionalis strain SRP chromosome 2, ASM2978413v1, whole genome shotgun sequence genome window above contains:
- the LOC129767916 gene encoding probable 28S ribosomal protein S25, mitochondrial, producing MPFMKGPAPVRRSIQYLNAGRLALKEKIKIFSVNYNTYGDHHEGARDFVFWNISQIQYKNPNVQVITFKNMTPSPFIRCYYEDGKQMLIDIDSKNRNEIMQHLIKVVGKSLETLKAEEKLAKKQDNPANFGVGCAKHCICEIPGQLPCPGVVPVPKHMRGKYQRQLRE
- the LOC129767915 gene encoding probable RNA-binding protein 18, coding for MSDFPMQDDRRLWIGNLDSRVTEYQLLKIAQKCGKIEKFDMLFHRSGPMAGYPRGYAFVTYERQRDSEKALEFLNGKLVGDKHMVARWAKNVNRDEMEKTKPKLQIPALAGGSKAGSSGPMSQQTKIQALEAKLKMMESRSDDLIINKNNQCERPIIERYQYNKNQANQKTDSFKSKRGMSRGGRSGPYRNSRFK